In the genome of Sardina pilchardus chromosome 14, fSarPil1.1, whole genome shotgun sequence, one region contains:
- the syk gene encoding tyrosine-protein kinase SYK isoform X1 → MADKVNKLPYFYGNITREDAEGYLKQGGMGDGLYLLRQSRNYLGGFALSVAYGRQVYHYTIERELNDTYAIAGGKSHRNPVDVIDYHAQEADGLICLLKKPMNRPKGMEPKVGAFEDLKEKLIRQYVKQTWNLQDHALEQAIISQRPQLEKLIATTAHEKMPWFHGTITRDDSEPRLLKSPRTNGKFLIRQRDSNGSYALCLLHDGQVMHYRIDKDKAGKLSIPDGKKFDTLWQLVEHYSYKPDGLLRVLTEPCSRPDGAHDIGRPALPDHHPQGATGGILSRIKSYSFPKPGSKKQGNSSRNKTTDNLNTYETRGPNTTDAMPMDTEVYESPYADPDELRQTHVDRSQLFLEDGELGSGNFGTVLKGIYTMRKTKKPVAVKILKNDDNNAAVRDEMLREANVMQQLDNPYIVRMIGICEAENLMLVMELAELGPLHKYLQRHKMSVSSKNITELVHQVSMGMKYLEEHNFVHRDLAARNVLLVTQHYAKISDFGLSKALTEEENYYKAKGHGKWPVKWYAPECMNYFKFSCKSDVWSFGVLMWEAYSYGQKPYKGMKGNEVIQMIESGQRMDAPANCPPEIYELMKKCWTYKADERPGFSVVEPRLRDYYYDIAAQ, encoded by the exons ATGGCGGACAAGGTGAACAAGCTGCCGTACTTCTACGGCAACATCACCCGCGAGGACGCGGAGGGCTACCTGAAGCAGGGCGGCATGGGCGACGGCCTCTACCTGCTGCGCCAGAGCCGCAACTACCTGGGCGGCTTCGCCCTGTCGGTGGCCTACGGCCGGCAGGTGTACCACTACACCATCGAGAGGGAGCTGAACGACACGTACGCCATCGCCGGCGGGAAGTCGCACCGTAACCCGGTGGATGTGATCGACTACCACGCGCAGGAAGCCGACGGCCTCATCTGCCTGCTCAAGAAGCCCATGAACCGGCCCAAGGGCATGGAGCCCAAGGTGGGGGCCTTCGAGGACCTCAAGGAGAAGCTGATCCGGCAGTACGTGAAGCAGACGTGGAACCTGCAG gaccaTGCTTTAGAGCAGGCCATCATCAGCCAGCGGCCCCAGCTGGAGAAGCTTATCGCCACCACAGCCCATGAGAAGATGCCCTGGTTCCATGGCACCATCACACGCGATGACTCGGAGCCACGCCTGCTCAAAAGCCCGCGCACCAACGGCAAGTTCTT AATCAGACAGAGGGATAGCAACGGCTCCTATGCCCTTTGTCTCCTCCATGATGGGCAGGTCATGCATTATCGCATCGACAAAGACAAAGCGGGGAAGCTCTCCATACCTGATGGCAAGAAGTTTGACACACTCTGGCAG CTGGTGGAGCACTACTCCTACAAGCCAGACGGGCTCCTGCGAGTTCTCACTGAGCCCTGCTCGCGGCCCGACGGAGCGCACG ATATAGGCCGGCCAGCTCTACCAGACCACCATCCG CAAGGAGCCACAGGTGGAATACTCTCAAGAATCAAATCATACTCCTTCCCCAAACCTGGCTCCAAAAAG CAAGGAAACTCCAGTCGTAATAAAACAACAGACAATCTCAATACTTATGAAACAAGGGGTCCCAATACTACCG ATGCCATGCCCATGGACACCGAGGTGTACGAGAGTCCGTACGCGGACCCCGACGAGCTACGGCAGACCCACGTGGACCGCAGTCAGCTGTTCCTGGAGGATGGAGAGCTGGGCTCCGGGAACTTCGGCACCGTCCTCAAGGGAATCTACACCATGAGGAA GACCAAGAAGCCGGTGGCGGTGAAGATCCTGAAGAACGACGACAACAATGCGGCAGTGCGGGACGAGATGCTGCGGGAGGCCAACGTCATGCAGCAGCTGGACAACCCCTACATCGTGCGCATGATAGGCATCTGCGAGGCCGAGAACCTCATGCTGGTCATGGAGCTGGCCGAGCTGGGACCGCTGCACAAATACCTGCAGAGGCATAA AATGAGTGTCTCCAGTAAGAACATCACTGAGCTGGTACACCAGGTGTCCATGGGGATGAAGTACCTTGAGGAACACAACTTTGTCCACAGGGACCTTGCTGCCCGAAACGTGTTGCTGGTCACCCAGCACTACGCCAAAATCAGCGACTTTGGCCTCTCCAAAGCCCTGACGGAGGAGGAGAACTATTACAAG gCCAAAGGACATGGGAAGTGGCCAGTGAAATGGTACGCCCCTGAGTGCATGAACTACTTCAAGTTCTCCTGTAAGAGTGACGTCTGGAGCTTTGGGGTTCTCATGTGGGAGGCCTACTCGTACGGCCAGAAACCCTACAAG ggcatGAAAGGAAATGAGGTCATCCAGATGATTGAGAGTGGACAGAGGATGGACGCACCGGCTAACTGCCCCCCAGAGATTTATGAGCTCATGAAAAAGTGCTGGACATACAA GGCGGATGAGAGGCCAGGCTTTTCAGTCGTCGAGCCGAGGCTGAGAGATTATTACTATGACATTGCTGCACAGTGA
- the LOC134100617 gene encoding GTP-binding protein Di-Ras2 gives MPEQSNDYRVVVFGAGGVGKSSLVLRFVKGTFRESYIPTIEDTYRQVISCDKSICTLQITDTTGSHQFPAMQRLSISKGHAFILVYSVTSKQSLEELKPIYEQIVQIKGDVESIPIMLVGNKCDETSGREVESPTGEAVSKRWKCAFMETSAKTNHNVQELFKELLNLEKRRTVSLQIDGKKNKQNKAEKLKGKCVVM, from the coding sequence ATGCCGGAACAGAGCAATGACTACCGCGTGGTGGTGTTCGGCGCAGGGGGGGTGGGCAAGAGCTCCCTGGTGCTGCGCTTCGTCAAGGGGACCTTCCGCGAGAGCTACATCCCCACCATCGAGGACACGTACCGGCAGGTGATCAGCTGCGACAAGAGCATCTGCACGCTGCAGATCACCGACACCACGGGCAGCCACCAGTTCCCCGCCATGCAGCGCCTCTCCATCTCCAAGGGCCACGCCTTCATCCTGGTCTACTCCGTCACCAGCAAGCAGTCGCTGGAGGAGCTCAAGCCCATCTACGAGCAGATCGTCCAGATCAAGGGGGACGTGGAGAGCATCCCCATCATGCTGGTGGGCAACAAGTGCGACGAGACGTCGGGCCGCGAGGTGGAGTCGCCCACGGGCGAGGCCGTGTCCAAGAGGTGGAAGTGCGCCTTCATGGAGACCTCGGCCAAGACCAACCACAACGTCCAGGAGCTCTTTAAGGAGCTGCTCAACCTGGAGAAGCGGCGGACTGTGAGCCTGCAGATCGACGGCAAGAAGAACAAGCAGAACAAGGCAGAGAAGCTAAAGGGGAAGTGTGTGGTTATGTAA
- the syk gene encoding tyrosine-protein kinase SYK isoform X2 produces the protein MADKVNKLPYFYGNITREDAEGYLKQGGMGDGLYLLRQSRNYLGGFALSVAYGRQVYHYTIERELNDTYAIAGGKSHRNPVDVIDYHAQEADGLICLLKKPMNRPKGMEPKVGAFEDLKEKLIRQYVKQTWNLQDHALEQAIISQRPQLEKLIATTAHEKMPWFHGTITRDDSEPRLLKSPRTNGKFLIRQRDSNGSYALCLLHDGQVMHYRIDKDKAGKLSIPDGKKFDTLWQLVEHYSYKPDGLLRVLTEPCSRPDGAHDIGRPALPDHHPQGNSSRNKTTDNLNTYETRGPNTTDAMPMDTEVYESPYADPDELRQTHVDRSQLFLEDGELGSGNFGTVLKGIYTMRKTKKPVAVKILKNDDNNAAVRDEMLREANVMQQLDNPYIVRMIGICEAENLMLVMELAELGPLHKYLQRHKMSVSSKNITELVHQVSMGMKYLEEHNFVHRDLAARNVLLVTQHYAKISDFGLSKALTEEENYYKAKGHGKWPVKWYAPECMNYFKFSCKSDVWSFGVLMWEAYSYGQKPYKGMKGNEVIQMIESGQRMDAPANCPPEIYELMKKCWTYKADERPGFSVVEPRLRDYYYDIAAQ, from the exons ATGGCGGACAAGGTGAACAAGCTGCCGTACTTCTACGGCAACATCACCCGCGAGGACGCGGAGGGCTACCTGAAGCAGGGCGGCATGGGCGACGGCCTCTACCTGCTGCGCCAGAGCCGCAACTACCTGGGCGGCTTCGCCCTGTCGGTGGCCTACGGCCGGCAGGTGTACCACTACACCATCGAGAGGGAGCTGAACGACACGTACGCCATCGCCGGCGGGAAGTCGCACCGTAACCCGGTGGATGTGATCGACTACCACGCGCAGGAAGCCGACGGCCTCATCTGCCTGCTCAAGAAGCCCATGAACCGGCCCAAGGGCATGGAGCCCAAGGTGGGGGCCTTCGAGGACCTCAAGGAGAAGCTGATCCGGCAGTACGTGAAGCAGACGTGGAACCTGCAG gaccaTGCTTTAGAGCAGGCCATCATCAGCCAGCGGCCCCAGCTGGAGAAGCTTATCGCCACCACAGCCCATGAGAAGATGCCCTGGTTCCATGGCACCATCACACGCGATGACTCGGAGCCACGCCTGCTCAAAAGCCCGCGCACCAACGGCAAGTTCTT AATCAGACAGAGGGATAGCAACGGCTCCTATGCCCTTTGTCTCCTCCATGATGGGCAGGTCATGCATTATCGCATCGACAAAGACAAAGCGGGGAAGCTCTCCATACCTGATGGCAAGAAGTTTGACACACTCTGGCAG CTGGTGGAGCACTACTCCTACAAGCCAGACGGGCTCCTGCGAGTTCTCACTGAGCCCTGCTCGCGGCCCGACGGAGCGCACG ATATAGGCCGGCCAGCTCTACCAGACCACCATCCG CAAGGAAACTCCAGTCGTAATAAAACAACAGACAATCTCAATACTTATGAAACAAGGGGTCCCAATACTACCG ATGCCATGCCCATGGACACCGAGGTGTACGAGAGTCCGTACGCGGACCCCGACGAGCTACGGCAGACCCACGTGGACCGCAGTCAGCTGTTCCTGGAGGATGGAGAGCTGGGCTCCGGGAACTTCGGCACCGTCCTCAAGGGAATCTACACCATGAGGAA GACCAAGAAGCCGGTGGCGGTGAAGATCCTGAAGAACGACGACAACAATGCGGCAGTGCGGGACGAGATGCTGCGGGAGGCCAACGTCATGCAGCAGCTGGACAACCCCTACATCGTGCGCATGATAGGCATCTGCGAGGCCGAGAACCTCATGCTGGTCATGGAGCTGGCCGAGCTGGGACCGCTGCACAAATACCTGCAGAGGCATAA AATGAGTGTCTCCAGTAAGAACATCACTGAGCTGGTACACCAGGTGTCCATGGGGATGAAGTACCTTGAGGAACACAACTTTGTCCACAGGGACCTTGCTGCCCGAAACGTGTTGCTGGTCACCCAGCACTACGCCAAAATCAGCGACTTTGGCCTCTCCAAAGCCCTGACGGAGGAGGAGAACTATTACAAG gCCAAAGGACATGGGAAGTGGCCAGTGAAATGGTACGCCCCTGAGTGCATGAACTACTTCAAGTTCTCCTGTAAGAGTGACGTCTGGAGCTTTGGGGTTCTCATGTGGGAGGCCTACTCGTACGGCCAGAAACCCTACAAG ggcatGAAAGGAAATGAGGTCATCCAGATGATTGAGAGTGGACAGAGGATGGACGCACCGGCTAACTGCCCCCCAGAGATTTATGAGCTCATGAAAAAGTGCTGGACATACAA GGCGGATGAGAGGCCAGGCTTTTCAGTCGTCGAGCCGAGGCTGAGAGATTATTACTATGACATTGCTGCACAGTGA